A stretch of Gossypium hirsutum isolate 1008001.06 chromosome A06, Gossypium_hirsutum_v2.1, whole genome shotgun sequence DNA encodes these proteins:
- the LOC107963170 gene encoding senescence-specific cysteine protease SAG12 produces the protein MEDGFEYIGRNQGLAKESKYPYTGKDGKCSRRKETFRAAQITGYEDAPPDNEEYLLKAASQQPVAVALDSSGYGFQFYSGGVYGGPCRTELNHDVTVVGYGTSEDGIKYWLVKNSWGKSWGESGYMRIKRDVHSKKGLCGIAKTPSYPVA, from the coding sequence ATGGAAGACGGATTCGAATACATTGGTAGAAACCAGGGTCTCGCCAAGGAATCAAAATACCCATACACCGGAAAGGACGGAAAATGCAGCCGTAGAAAAGAAACTTTCAGAGCTGCACAGATCACTGGATACGAAGACGCACCTCCCGACAATGAAGAATATCTCTTAAAGGCCGCAAGCCAGCAACCTGTTGCAGTGGCCCTTGATTCCAGTGGATATGGATTTCAGTTTTATTCGGGAGGTGTTTATGGAGGACCATGCCGAACCGAGTTAAACCATGATGTTACTGTCGTAGGGTACGGAACAAGTGAAGATGGGATTAAGTACTGGTTAGTGAAGAATTCATGGGGCAAATCCTGGGGTGAAAGTGGTTACATGAGGATCAAGAGAGATGTTCATTCCAAGAAAGGTCTTTGTGGCATTGCCAAGACCCCTTCCTATCCAGTTGCATGA